From Rhodobium gokarnense, a single genomic window includes:
- a CDS encoding bifunctional metallophosphatase/5'-nucleotidase: MGKPTNALAALVAAMLFLAASVAANAAEITFVLVNDIDTIEHTEERGGFARLATVVKAERAARKNVIFVHAGDSLSPSLLSGLDKGAHIVDLLNMTPPDVFVPGNHEFDFGKDVFLTRLGEMKFPKFAANLRLQDGSPVPGVSDSRLLEVDGVKIGIIGVTSADARDKSSPGDLVFEEAMKTAFAERRKLKEKGADLFVVVGHLGRGEDLALYRSGAFDLILSGDDHDLYLQYDGRTAIAESRHNARFVTAVDLDVTVSSRGNRRRVDWRPNFRIVDTASIAPDAAVAARIAEYEKRLSEELDVAIGTTAGDLDSRRAAVRSGEAAIGNLIADAMRHAVAADIALTNGGGIRGDRVYAAGTPLTRRDILSELPFANHTVLLEVSGKTVKAALEHGVSQIDEGSGRFPQVSGIRFSLDPAKPQGSRISDIVVGDAPLDLERTYRLATNDFMARGGDGYRMLKRAKPLIGPRHSGLLANDVMAYIREKGEISPKIEKRIYTP; this comes from the coding sequence ATGGGAAAGCCGACCAATGCGCTCGCGGCGCTCGTTGCCGCGATGCTTTTTCTCGCCGCCAGCGTCGCCGCCAATGCTGCGGAGATCACCTTCGTGCTGGTCAACGACATCGACACCATAGAGCATACGGAGGAGCGGGGCGGCTTTGCCCGGCTCGCCACGGTTGTGAAGGCCGAGCGCGCGGCCCGCAAGAACGTCATCTTCGTCCATGCCGGCGACAGCCTGTCGCCGTCGCTGCTGTCGGGCCTCGACAAGGGCGCCCATATCGTCGACCTCCTCAACATGACGCCGCCGGATGTCTTCGTGCCGGGGAACCACGAGTTCGATTTCGGAAAAGACGTGTTCCTAACGCGCCTTGGCGAGATGAAGTTCCCGAAATTCGCCGCCAATCTGCGGCTTCAGGACGGCAGCCCCGTGCCGGGCGTCAGCGACAGCCGGCTCCTGGAGGTCGACGGCGTCAAGATCGGCATCATCGGCGTCACCTCCGCCGATGCGCGGGACAAATCGAGCCCCGGCGACCTGGTGTTCGAGGAAGCGATGAAGACGGCCTTCGCCGAGCGCCGCAAGCTGAAGGAAAAGGGCGCGGACCTCTTCGTCGTCGTCGGCCATCTCGGCCGCGGCGAGGATCTCGCCCTTTACCGCTCCGGCGCCTTCGACCTGATCCTGTCCGGCGACGACCACGACCTCTATCTGCAATATGACGGCCGCACCGCGATCGCAGAGTCCCGCCACAACGCCCGTTTCGTCACCGCCGTCGACCTCGACGTGACGGTATCCAGTCGCGGCAATCGCCGGCGCGTCGACTGGCGGCCGAATTTCCGCATCGTCGATACCGCAAGCATTGCGCCCGACGCGGCCGTTGCCGCCCGCATCGCCGAATACGAAAAGCGCCTGTCGGAGGAACTGGACGTCGCCATCGGGACCACGGCCGGAGACCTCGACAGCCGGCGCGCCGCGGTGCGCAGCGGCGAGGCCGCGATCGGCAACCTCATCGCCGATGCCATGCGCCATGCCGTCGCGGCCGACATCGCCCTCACCAATGGCGGCGGCATTCGCGGCGACCGTGTTTATGCCGCCGGAACGCCACTCACCCGCCGCGACATCCTGTCCGAACTGCCCTTCGCAAACCACACCGTGCTCCTGGAAGTCTCCGGCAAGACGGTGAAGGCCGCGCTCGAGCACGGCGTCTCGCAGATCGACGAAGGCTCCGGCCGCTTCCCCCAGGTTTCCGGCATCCGCTTTTCCCTCGACCCTGCAAAACCACAGGGATCGCGCATCTCCGACATCGTCGTCGGCGACGCTCCGCTCGATCTGGAGCGCACCTATCGGCTTGCAACCAATGATTTCATGGCCCGCGGCGGCGACGGATACCGCATGCTGAAACGGGCCAAGCCATTGATCGGCCCGCGCCATTCCGGCCTGCTGGCGAACGACGTCATGGCCTATATCCGGGAGAAAGGGGAAATATCACCTAAGATTGAGAAAAGGATTTATACACCGTAA
- a CDS encoding putative manganese transporter, whose amino-acid sequence MTEFTLSTGRLIAHRVDWRVNPHWWRIVLLAAVAMLLISDTTKHLAASALADAYLQVTVFVAGTLFLVNFVEAWMRMDVGVMLARSARWQPLIASLLGAMPGCGGAIVVVTQYTRGYTTFGSVVAVLVATMGDAAFLLIARDPSTALLVIAVSLVVGTISGMIVDAIHGSDFLHEEAARGDPDFGRVMPFEPTQEVYARISSAAWLALLLPGLALGVLGALQIDADALMGPFAGAGLTEKIGVVGALLCLAMWAFSIHGNSHTIVRKGEGLRGSTVQRTIADTNFVTGWVVMAFLAFELTVFFFGIDLKDWFGEWAIVAPLAGLAVGMIPGCGPQIVVTTLYLAGAIPLSAQLTNAIANDGDALFPAIALAPRAAFLASVYSAIPAVLVGYGYFFLFEF is encoded by the coding sequence ATGACCGAATTCACGCTTTCGACGGGACGCCTGATCGCCCACAGGGTGGACTGGCGCGTCAATCCGCACTGGTGGCGCATCGTGCTGCTGGCCGCCGTGGCCATGCTGCTGATCTCCGACACCACCAAGCATCTCGCCGCCTCTGCCCTTGCCGATGCCTATCTGCAGGTGACGGTGTTCGTTGCCGGCACGCTGTTCCTGGTCAATTTCGTGGAAGCCTGGATGCGGATGGATGTCGGCGTCATGCTGGCGCGCAGCGCCCGCTGGCAGCCGCTGATCGCCTCGCTGCTCGGCGCCATGCCGGGCTGCGGCGGCGCCATCGTCGTTGTCACCCAATATACCCGCGGCTACACCACCTTCGGCAGCGTCGTCGCCGTTCTGGTGGCGACCATGGGCGATGCGGCGTTCCTGTTGATCGCGCGCGATCCGTCAACGGCGCTCCTGGTCATTGCCGTCAGCCTCGTCGTCGGCACGATCTCCGGCATGATCGTCGATGCGATCCATGGCTCCGACTTCCTGCACGAGGAGGCGGCGCGGGGCGATCCCGATTTCGGCCGGGTGATGCCATTCGAGCCGACCCAGGAGGTCTATGCGCGCATCTCCAGCGCGGCCTGGCTGGCGTTGCTGCTGCCGGGCCTGGCGCTCGGTGTCCTCGGCGCGCTGCAGATCGATGCGGATGCGCTGATGGGGCCGTTTGCCGGTGCCGGCTTGACGGAGAAGATCGGCGTCGTCGGCGCGCTCCTCTGCCTTGCCATGTGGGCGTTTTCGATCCACGGCAACAGCCACACCATCGTGCGCAAGGGCGAGGGCCTGCGCGGCTCGACGGTCCAGCGCACGATCGCCGACACCAACTTCGTCACCGGCTGGGTGGTGATGGCGTTCCTCGCCTTCGAGCTGACGGTGTTCTTCTTCGGCATCGACCTGAAGGACTGGTTCGGCGAATGGGCGATCGTCGCGCCGCTCGCCGGGCTCGCCGTCGGCATGATCCCGGGCTGCGGCCCGCAGATCGTCGTCACGACGCTCTATCTCGCCGGGGCCATCCCGCTGTCGGCGCAGCTCACCAACGCCATCGCCAATGACGGCGATGCGCTGTTCCCGGCGATCGCCCTGGCGCCGCGGGCGGCGTTCCTTGCCTCGGTCTACAGCGCCATCCCCGCCGTCCTGGTCGGCTATGGCTACTTCTTCCTGTTCGAGTTCTGA
- the hemH gene encoding ferrochelatase, protein MRFPDGHEEIAAGRIGVLLVNLGTPDGTDYWSMRRYLKEFLSDRRVVEAPRLIWWPVLNGIILSTRPQKSGALYDKVWNTERNESPLRTITRSQGEKLAADLARTDPRIIVDWAMRYGNPSIAEKLDALTAEGADRLLIVPLYPQYSAATTATVNDKAFEALSQMRWQPAVRTAPPYHDDPAYIEALAASTKKHLAELDFEPDIVLASFHGIPKSYFEKGDPYHCQCQKTVRLLREALGWAPERLMVTFQSRFGREEWLKPYTDETVARLAREGVRKMAVIMPGFAADCLETLEEIAGENAEIFEENGGEHFAALPCLNDSEEGMAVIRAVVLRELSGWI, encoded by the coding sequence ATCCGCTTCCCGGACGGGCACGAGGAGATCGCGGCGGGACGCATCGGCGTGCTGCTGGTGAACCTTGGAACGCCGGACGGAACCGACTACTGGTCGATGCGCCGCTATCTGAAGGAGTTCCTGTCCGACCGCCGGGTCGTGGAGGCGCCGCGGCTGATCTGGTGGCCGGTGCTGAACGGCATCATCCTGTCGACGCGGCCGCAGAAATCCGGCGCCCTTTACGACAAGGTCTGGAACACCGAGCGCAACGAATCTCCCCTGCGCACCATCACCCGCTCGCAAGGCGAGAAGCTGGCGGCCGACCTCGCCAGGACCGATCCGCGCATCATCGTCGACTGGGCGATGCGCTACGGCAATCCCTCGATCGCGGAAAAGCTCGACGCGCTGACGGCGGAGGGCGCCGACCGGCTGCTGATCGTGCCGCTCTATCCGCAATATTCCGCGGCGACGACCGCGACCGTCAACGACAAGGCGTTCGAGGCGCTCTCCCAGATGCGCTGGCAGCCGGCGGTGCGCACGGCGCCGCCCTATCACGACGATCCGGCCTATATCGAGGCGCTGGCCGCGTCGACGAAGAAGCACCTGGCCGAGCTCGACTTCGAGCCGGACATCGTCCTCGCCTCCTTCCACGGCATCCCGAAATCCTATTTCGAAAAGGGCGATCCCTATCACTGCCAGTGCCAGAAGACCGTGCGGCTGCTCCGCGAGGCGCTTGGCTGGGCGCCGGAAAGGCTGATGGTCACCTTCCAGTCGCGGTTCGGCCGGGAGGAGTGGCTGAAGCCCTATACCGACGAGACGGTGGCGCGCCTTGCCCGCGAGGGCGTCCGGAAGATGGCCGTCATCATGCCGGGCTTTGCCGCCGACTGCCTGGAGACGCTGGAGGAGATCGCCGGCGAAAACGCGGAGATCTTCGAGGAGAACGGCGGCGAGCATTTCGCCGCGCTGCCCTGCCTCAACGACAGCGAGGAGGGGATGGCGGTGATCAGGGCGGTGGTGCTGAGAGAGCTCTCCGGCTGGATCTGA